aattaaaatacaattaaagtTTACTGacagtttaaaataatttttttttatgttgcagTAGCATATTAGTTAGGGAATTCACAAAAAAGAAGCATATTACTTAGGgaatattttctaatataatatattgagtattttttatttttaatgaaaattaatttttttatttttaattaatattttctatgaCGCACTTCCTCAAGCGGTGCTTGCCACGTTCTTACGTGACTTGTATTTTAGTTGCTTAGTTTGTGTTGGTTTTTTGTTCTTCTCATTAtaccaacaaaaaatattataattaaaatacaattaaagtTTACTGACCgtctaaaatacaatttttacgTTGCAATAGCATATTAGTTGAGGAGTAATTTTGAATATgatattttgaatatgtttaatattgtttaattaaaattaaattatttttttaataactcgCATAATTAAGGTTGGTATTATaggtgatatttttttatgaaaaatttaattttaattaaaaatataataaaatgttaaatttttatgtataattaattaattaaaatttattttgataattcgCATGATTAAGGTTGATATTATAGGTAATACTgattatttaagtaaaaatttaattttaactaaaactaCATGAAATGTCATGTTAAATCTTTGTTCTATAATTACTcaattaaacttttatattgGTAATTCACATAATTAATGTTGATATTATAGGTAATACTgattatttaagtaaaatttcaattttaattaaaaactatactACAACTACAAGAAATATTACgttaaaaaatttctataaataatttgaattttatataataaaaataatttttttctctatcttaTATAATCTATCATTTAAGGTAATATATacgttttaagaaaataattaatcatatttattttaacaaatatttttattataaaaaatacattattttataaatgtattttaattaaaaactatactCAAACTACATGAAATctgatattaaaatttttgttatacTTAATTCGaaatttatacaataaaaacaaattattttatgtatccTATTTTATCTATCATTTAAGCTAATAtatagcattttaaaaaaatgattaatcatattaatttttaaaataaatatcttttagctaaaatacattattttataaattaatttaattaaaaactatactaaaattgcataaaatattatgttaaaaagtttgttctataattaattttatacaataaaaagaaattatttcttctatattattttatctttcatttaagaaaatatagtacattttaagaaaataattaattatattcatttttaaaataatatacctTATTTATTAATGTAATGTACTAATAGGACTAaagtataaaatcaaaattactcattaatgtattttaaattaaattttaatgaataaatatattctattatatcataaatccaaatataatttatcttggATCCTTAATTAATAtctgaaattataatattgtgaataaaaaatataatgagagAGGAATTAAAGATTATtagatagtttttttaaaaataaaaattaattattagtaaaattaaaaaatatttatgttaaaagtatcataaaaaaattaattaaatatttaaaatgataaataatttaaaataaagtatttcGATACTGGTAATACTAATAAATAGCGAGagagtaatttaaaatattgaaattatgcAAATTTAATGGTCTCTTTCTTTATTCTTAtggtcaaataaaaaaaaagtaattggtTGTCAGAGAATTAGTGACGTATAGAGTCACACTCACTCATGACGGAGGATGCTTTTCAAAAGTAGTGACCGACAATATAAAATGTTGTGGGACAGATGGCGTCTACTGATTAGGACACATCACTGACTCGGGGTCATGGATCGGTTCTCTTTTATGCAAATCACAAATACTAACAAGCAAGCAAACAAATacaatcttcatgatttatatTCAGCTAAATACTCAATTTAGCTCTTTAACTATATTAACGTGTTCAATGgagttttgatatttttaaaattttcaataagagcttaacatatttaataattcatcaatatttttcaaaattgaaaatgacaTCGGTATAGGATtaattctaataattttaatatataaaagtatcgatttttaactttcaatataattttttattgtttaaaaaacaaTGAATCACATTCTTATACTCCCACCTTTCTTGGTCATTTCCTCTGTTTTACGATGGTTTCATCATGTTTTtgtaacatttataatttttaagtttataccttatttcatttatattgtAATATTTCATGGAGTggcatttaatttaatattcttgTTAATCAAAATTTTTCACTAgtcaaaatcttttgaaaataatctattttgagacctaaaaaattagttatgtttgtttttcagAATTAATGATCAACGTTATAACTCAATATAAgactttttaacatattttgttttcatttacacttttttttgataattttttcagAAGGTCACTCATATGATAATTATTCAAAGCCAATCATGAATAACCGTGGAGTTCTTAAGTGGTGGACTACTAAAAAATAgatgcatcttgttggtataggtagtacaattaatttctttaagtcaTTATCAATTGTATAATTTCATAGCTACACAACCTTTGGGTCTCTCTTTTTGGTGTGATTCGTCGGGGTGTTACATATCCATCAATTTTTGTCTAGTTCGTTCTCAAATCACACCATATTGGGAGAGAGGTTTGCTTTGATATCATTTGTAACATTCCTAGTTTTTTACTTCTTGGTGACTCTCACACTATAACACTTTATGCGGAGACACTTCACTCAACATCTTTGTTGGTTAGAATCCTCCACTAATCAGAACCCTCCATAAGAAGCCTTTTTTGAGATCTCAAAAATCAACTTTGCTTGCTTCCACGATCAATAACTGAACCAACAAACCAACATAAAACTTTTCAGTGTGTTTTGTCCTTACATGTTTTTCGGAAAACTTTTTGAGATGTCACTCATCCCATAACTATTTCAAGCCAAATACTCTTAACAGTGGAATTGTTATGTGATTGACTATCgaaaagtagatgcatcttTTTGGTATAggtaatatcaattaattcctttCAGTCATCCTCAACTatacaatctcataattacatagCCTCTGGATCCCTCTCTTTTTGGTGTGCTTCGTTGGGGTGTTAAACACCCACCATTTTTTGCCAGGTTCATCCCCTAAATCACACTGTACTAGAGAGAGGTTTACTTTAATATCATTTGTAACATCCttgattttttacttttttacgaCTCTCGCACTACAATACTTTATGCAATGACACTTTACTCAATATCCTTGTTAGTTAGAATCCTTTATAGGTAGTCCTTTCAAAGacctaaaaaattaattcttccTACTTCCAAGATTAATGACTGATCCTGTAAACCAACACAAGACTTTACAGAGTGCTTTGTCCTCACTCACATGCTTTCTGAGAAATTTTCCAGACGGTCACCCATCACATATCTACTCCAAGTCAAACACTCCTAATTGTTGAGTTTTTAAGTGATGAGGTATTAAAAAGTAAATGTatcttgttggtataggtaATACCAATTAATTCCTATAAGTCATCTCCATATGCACAGTCTCATATTTGCACATTCTTTGGATTCTTCTTATTCTAGTGTGATTTGATTGAGATGTTATAGCCTCCATCCGCCGATGACCCATCTTTGCCTCACCTAATACTTGTGATGACCTCATATTCACCTTCGTCTCCCGCTCTTTCTTCACCTTTCTCCACCAATATCACCTTGAAAACAAccttaaaccctaaccctaaaattgACCCTTACCTCGAACCCTAACCCTATCCTTAAGCACTAATTTGCCAATCCACTAACACTTCCCCTAAACCTAACCCTTTAATGCTAAACACTAATCCTAAAGCTAATCCTAACCTTAGAAACTAACCTTAAACCATAACCCTTAACCAAACATGATCCCAACCCTAAACCATAACAGTTTCACCTTAATATTAATCCTAAATtgtaaccataaaccctaaacactaATCTCAACCCTAATGTATTGCTAGTGGATACAACCAACTTTATATTGTTGCTTTTTGCCATATTGCATGTagatttcatttgaaaatagaaCATGATATAATatcgttagttttttttttctttcatgtaaACATTCACATCTTTACTTTCAATCGGTCTATGATTCTCTATGTTTAGGATCAAATTTCCACTTAAAATTTAAAGGATGCATATAGGCTAATAGAACAAATTACaatgatttaataataaatctCAATTGAGAATCAACATTATAAAGGATTTCGACATCAAATTccttaaaaacataaatgattttGACATCAAGTTTCTCGATATAAATTCTCAAATAGTGAATCATCCACCTCTCTTGGTTGAGTTTCTCTAAGCTAACATAACTAACATAAACAAATTcactttattcattttaaaataatttgtaacatgtatatattttaaaaatatttgtaaccttttctttaataaattactacatatataacaaatattattaactttaaCTATTACAAATTCAACAATATTCGTAATTTGGGCCTGAAAATGACTCTCAACACAACAATTAACCCAAATTATCCATAGAAATTTTGCGAAGTACATGGACtcgaaatgattattaaattaaaatgattccAATATCTGAACATGAAACACCAAACACAATTAGTGCAAACACCTTCCTGCCTAGCGTACACTCAACACGTGGGCTCCATAAAGATTTTCACAAacatttaactattttaaaaaaatgggatTCCATACACGTTAATTGCCCTACATCTGGACCATCGATTACGCAACCAATATATTTGACGCTCTACAAAAACTTTTCATTGCTGCAGGACCTATCACACTCTCCCATTCCAGTCGATGTCTAAGGGGTGTCTTTAGTTTAACGTTAGGTTCAACAAACACACATTCTCATTCTCATGCATATTTTGTAACTaagaattcataatttttaattcaacgACAGTTTAGGATCTTCTAATGATAAATCAAACATACACTagattgttttgttttgttgttccGATTTCTAGGTGACTCTTCCCTTGGTGTGTGGAAGTGTTCCTCAATTTCTTCCTTATGCGTGAAAGTTACTCCCCCCATCCTTTTCcaaccttattttttttatattatatgaagTGACCAAGACCAGTTAAAAATtacaccttttttattttattttacataaaaatcaCACGTTTTGTCATGAAAGATGAATATGATATTAcggtaaatttaaaaaattataaaacaccaaattataatataaaaacaacataaaacgtaaattttcaactaaaatagaattgatatttttaaaagtaattatgaatcattgtatattattaaatctttattttattatgatattgttaatataaatacaaatattataaaatgtaaCTAAAGTATTCAAAATATCTGGAAATTGTATAATATACATTCGTATCTGAACTGCGCATCACACTAGTTACTATTTGGAATTGCTCGTGCTTCTTAGTTTGAATGACTCGAAGACTTGAATGAATTAATAGGATTATGCCACTGACCAGAGACGTTTTTGAAAATCTTGTAGTATTACGGTGTTCTGGTAGCGAAGCAAATATATGAATTGCTTTCACTGCAACTGCGAGGCTGAATTATAGCAACATAATTTATCCTAGAATTATTGGATATCATCATAAACAGTACACAATGTGTATGGGAGTAACAGAGAGAGAATACTAGCAAAATCAACAACAACGAAGACATATATGATATTGAAGTATATTGAACTATGAAGCTCCTTATTGACATATATGATATTAAAAGGTCATTTCTAAAAACTTATGATCACAATACACAAGACAActgtaaaatattcaaaattaataaatatgaaatatgctAAAGAATGATGGGAACCATATAGGCAAGAAGTCAACACTATAATGGAAGATCACCTGAATGGCCTATGAGGCTTCTCTAAAACAGCAGAGAAGAACATTTCCTGCTCATCCTTATCAAGCTTTGGAACAACCACCCATTTGTGCTTCTTATACCTCAGCATTTTGAAGGCCTGCAAGTAATCATACAAATCTACCTTCAAGCAGAAAAAGCTGTCAATCCAAAGCAATCCCCCTGGCCTCAGAACTCTATCCCAATCATACAATATAAACTCAAGGAGCACAAGATCAATCCACCCATCAAGAAACCTTGTTGTGTGAATCAAATCTAGGGTGTTGTCAAAAAATGGAAGCCTTTGGTTTATAGTCAAGTAGAGAGGAACAAGTCCTCTTAGAGCAATCATTTCATTGAAGGGTGCTCCAAAATTGATATTGGCTGAAACTATAGTCACATTGAATTCCCTCATCCTAGCAGCAAAAATCCCAGTTCCAACACTTAAGTCCAATCCTATAAGGAAAATCTGCTGTGCGGTCTGAATCAGCTTCCAGGCTTACCCATCTTGGCATCTCATGATTGGTGAGGTTGAAGCAATCAACACCCTTGAAGAATCCCTTACGAGTGGCATTGCCAGCAAGACAAGCAAAGTTCTTGCACTGGTATTGACTCCATCTGACATTTCTATCATCAGGGAGTTTCCACAAGGATTCATTGACGGGAAATGGTTGTTTGTATAGCTTAGGGGATCTTGAAAAGCACCTTCTCCTAGGTAAAGGATCACAGCCATGAACCATAAGCTTTTGAGCCAGTTTCCAGTCATCGTTGCAGATCTCACCAACATCATAATCCATGTATTCTTCTAGCTCTTCCTTCATGGCAAAGCACG
This region of Glycine max cultivar Williams 82 chromosome 7, Glycine_max_v4.0, whole genome shotgun sequence genomic DNA includes:
- the LOC121175144 gene encoding probable methyltransferase At1g29790, with amino-acid sequence MREFNVTIVSANINFGAPFNEMIALRGLVPLYLTINQRLPFFDNTLDLIHTTRFLDGWIDLVLLEFILYDWDRVLRPGGLLWIDSFFCLKVDLYDYLQAFKMLRYKKHKWVVVPKLDKDEQEMFFSAVLEKPHRPFR